One window from the genome of Variovorax sp. PAMC26660 encodes:
- a CDS encoding DUF1501 domain-containing protein — MQRRELLKLMAAAPFAGAAGQLMAAPAAEGAKLLVVFLRGAYDCSNLLVPTSSDFYYASRPNIAIARPGQPNGALPLDSNWGLHPALAQSVMPMFQQKQASFIAFAGTDDLTRSHFETQDSIELGQALDKRRDYRSGFLNRLAGVLGAGPITDVSPIAFTDQLPISLRGNAKAANMALAGNARSALDARQSQVIAAMYRNTSLAQPVAEGFQVRDEVMRAVQAEMDAASRNAMTAKGFELVARRMALLMRDRFDLGFVDIGGWDTHVGQGAGTGYLANRFEELGRGVAGFAQEMGDDAWRQTVVVVISEFGRTFRENGNRGTDHGHGTVYWVLGGGLSAQAGGRVVGEQQALTQATLFQNRDYPVLNEYRAVFGGLFRRMYGLSPAQLGKVFDGVASKDLQLV; from the coding sequence ATGCAACGTCGAGAACTCTTGAAGCTCATGGCCGCCGCCCCCTTCGCGGGCGCCGCCGGCCAATTGATGGCCGCGCCCGCGGCCGAAGGCGCCAAGCTGCTGGTCGTGTTCTTGCGCGGCGCCTACGACTGCAGCAACCTGCTCGTGCCGACCTCCAGCGACTTCTATTACGCCTCGCGCCCCAACATCGCCATCGCGCGCCCCGGCCAGCCCAACGGCGCGCTGCCGCTCGACAGCAACTGGGGCCTGCACCCTGCGCTGGCGCAGAGCGTGATGCCGATGTTCCAGCAGAAGCAGGCATCGTTCATCGCCTTCGCTGGCACCGACGACCTCACGCGCAGCCACTTCGAGACGCAGGACTCCATCGAACTGGGCCAGGCCCTCGACAAGCGCCGCGACTACCGCTCAGGCTTTCTCAATCGACTGGCCGGCGTGCTCGGCGCGGGGCCGATCACTGATGTGTCGCCCATCGCCTTCACCGACCAGCTGCCGATCTCGCTGCGCGGCAACGCCAAGGCCGCCAACATGGCGCTCGCGGGCAACGCGCGCTCGGCGCTCGATGCGCGGCAAAGCCAGGTCATCGCGGCCATGTACCGCAACACTTCATTGGCGCAACCCGTGGCCGAGGGCTTCCAGGTGCGCGACGAAGTCATGCGCGCCGTGCAGGCCGAGATGGACGCGGCCAGCCGCAACGCCATGACCGCCAAGGGCTTCGAGTTGGTCGCGCGCCGCATGGCCCTGCTGATGCGCGACCGCTTCGACCTGGGCTTTGTCGACATCGGCGGTTGGGACACGCACGTGGGGCAGGGCGCGGGCACCGGCTACCTTGCCAACCGCTTTGAAGAATTGGGCCGCGGCGTCGCCGGCTTCGCGCAGGAAATGGGCGACGACGCCTGGCGCCAGACCGTCGTGGTCGTCATCAGCGAGTTCGGCCGCACCTTCCGCGAGAACGGCAATCGCGGGACGGACCACGGGCATGGCACTGTGTATTGGGTGCTTGGCGGTGGGCTGTCGGCGCAGGCGGGCGGGCGCGTTGTCGGCGAGCAGCAGGCGCTGACGCAGGCCACGCTGTTTCAGAACCGGGACTATCCGGTGCTGAATGAATACCGGGCGGTGTTTGGTGGGCTGTTCAGGCGGATGTATGGGTTGTCGCCTGCGCAGTTGGGGAAGGTGTTCGACGGGGTGGCGTCGAAGGATCTGCAATTGGTCTAG
- a CDS encoding YrhB domain-containing protein, whose protein sequence is MDFSKARRIAEAWVDIVTESNSELDRDLTITKPYGWMFCWNSKKFLADRTVEENALVGNVPIFIDRVNGELLCVGPFGLAGPRGVHWFAEYEASIPPARLLMTPEQPHWES, encoded by the coding sequence ATGGATTTCTCGAAGGCACGGAGGATTGCGGAAGCATGGGTCGACATCGTCACTGAGAGCAACTCGGAGCTTGACCGGGATCTCACGATAACAAAGCCATATGGCTGGATGTTCTGCTGGAACAGTAAGAAATTCTTAGCCGACCGCACTGTCGAAGAGAACGCACTTGTGGGCAACGTCCCAATATTCATCGATCGCGTGAACGGCGAACTCCTATGCGTCGGCCCCTTCGGTTTGGCTGGGCCAAGAGGCGTGCATTGGTTTGCGGAATACGAGGCCTCGATTCCGCCCGCTCGGCTTCTGATGACACCCGAGCAACCACACTGGGAGTCTTAA